In the genome of Hugenholtzia roseola DSM 9546, one region contains:
- a CDS encoding CHASE2 domain-containing protein, producing the protein MRKIFNWATFTGTLALFAFLFLLQKAAISLDFLNVFEETINDFKLSDLYFGKIRDNDRIPADTNIVIVNIGKYGRADIAAQIDIINKCQPKVVALDILFFRERDPLIDSIFTATIAQTPNLILATKLDKIDKNEETQQITADTLFLPIKAFREQAEKIAFVNLPVDDDKQTFATCRQFIPKIEVLKNPQDPKSTERVSYYAYAIEAARLFDKEKTEAFLKRNNEVEEIYYRGDWQKFTCLNPEDVLEERFEPSLLKGKIVLLGDMGLDYTVEIDGEDRFYTPLNDRPVGRTYTDMYGVVIHANIISMILNSTTLDPMPAWESWLFSILLAFFNVALFTNIYFSRRFGIWYDVLTKVIQFLEIVVFVYIFMILLDKNSVILDITVGILATVLCGDVLEVYLGLITNLWKKITEPYN; encoded by the coding sequence ATGCGAAAGATTTTTAATTGGGCTACCTTCACAGGCACGCTTGCCCTTTTTGCTTTTTTGTTTCTCCTGCAAAAAGCAGCCATTAGTTTGGATTTTTTAAATGTCTTTGAAGAAACCATCAACGACTTCAAACTTTCCGACCTCTACTTTGGTAAAATTCGCGACAACGACCGTATCCCTGCCGATACCAACATTGTTATCGTCAATATTGGAAAGTACGGACGCGCTGATATTGCAGCACAAATAGACATCATCAATAAGTGCCAACCCAAAGTTGTGGCGTTGGATATTCTCTTTTTTCGGGAGCGCGACCCACTCATAGACTCCATCTTCACCGCTACGATTGCCCAAACGCCGAACTTGATTCTGGCTACCAAGCTCGATAAAATCGATAAAAACGAAGAAACCCAACAAATTACCGCCGATACGCTATTCCTACCCATTAAAGCCTTTCGAGAGCAAGCCGAAAAAATAGCCTTTGTCAATTTGCCCGTAGATGACGACAAGCAGACCTTTGCCACCTGTCGCCAATTTATACCCAAAATCGAGGTCTTGAAAAATCCGCAAGACCCTAAAAGCACAGAGCGCGTTTCTTATTATGCCTATGCCATAGAAGCGGCTCGCCTTTTTGATAAGGAAAAAACAGAAGCCTTTTTGAAGCGAAATAACGAAGTAGAGGAAATTTATTATCGAGGCGACTGGCAAAAATTCACCTGCCTCAATCCCGAAGATGTCTTAGAAGAACGCTTCGAGCCTTCACTTTTGAAGGGCAAAATCGTCCTTTTGGGCGACATGGGGCTTGATTATACCGTAGAAATAGACGGCGAAGATAGGTTTTATACCCCCCTTAACGACCGTCCTGTCGGCAGAACTTATACCGATATGTACGGGGTTGTCATTCACGCCAATATTATTTCTATGATTTTAAATAGCACAACCCTCGACCCCATGCCTGCTTGGGAGAGTTGGCTTTTTTCTATCCTGCTTGCCTTTTTCAATGTAGCACTTTTTACGAATATCTATTTTAGCCGTAGATTTGGTATTTGGTATGATGTTCTAACCAAAGTGATACAATTTTTAGAAATTGTTGTTTTTGTCTATATTTTTATGATATTATTAGATAAAAACTCCGTTATTTTAGATATAACCGTCGGCATTTTAGCAACGGTATTGTGCGGTGATGTCTTAGAGGTCTATTTGGGTCTGATAACAAACCTTTGGAAAAAAATAACTGAACCGTACAATTAA
- a CDS encoding choice-of-anchor Q domain-containing protein, protein MKKRFTTLLTLLLLAIEMPLWACTLVVSSNADSGANTLRDMIACATSGDVITFAPSMANQTITLASTLEIPVGKNLTIDGLNAPNLTLSGNNAVRIFLLQSTSVNPTSLTLKNLRLINGLTTEFGGAVRSQHQGVLNIENCTFEANNAHRGGSAVFSHFEGSTTILNCTFNGNISIAENDERGSTVMLWGPNAHSVRNSNFTNNRGINGAAINGLNAALLVEDCNFTNNRTTDATFDTGQPNDFLRGYGGAIYTDRATPAPPSTATGSIILRRCNFIDNIAQADGGACNLYTDNTDNVLIENCYFNNNESRILTGGTNGGSGGAVVQMNNNQNNGFVVRNSTFSNNRAAVNAGAIRADWANTTIENCTFFNNRAQLTSLSGTSANGGALAFYSMASSTVNVTNCTFSTNYAGWVGGAIAGPASIRIKNNIFFQNTAGNGGNTWNIQQHSSNHFTDLGNNLQFPNKFTNLANDYNVSASVTIANPLLGTLGNNGGFAPTIPILAGSPAINAGAGCTPTDQRGVARVGVCDIGAFEFDTPPPPPSQTDIVSSAVFLNCGMTEAQAMAAGAATLSVGGSNYYIGTRQVSAINQNPIMLKFTGGVLDWCREDYETTGADGRGYGLFDSGTGLYAIFSTDGTQGTVAQDYRRFCTSGWLKTYTDASPGGGGGPKVAIIVKIDPATGAGLLNNGTFITARTSSNTTNSMEVTDMYLDASSNIIVRANSWFRPRKTDRTAMTQTGTGGSPHDYTVIFTPNLQTAICASAVGWDNGTGVDCLSGSVTPPPVGTPEIQVLQGTTNLNQNASYNFGTTPEGTPVTRTFIVRNVGTAPLSLGALSSIPAGFSLVGTFPSGTIAAGAQVSFQIRLNATAAGTYTGLLSFVNGDADENPFNLTLNGTVNPPATGGGGSGTGGGGGGAAPVVCTRIGDFDITPLSASVLKLEWNVENGITPIGFVLYRNNTLLTNLPATANQYLDGNLDASRRYTYRLEPICAGGTPQDKAASAYTLPPNPTTTEVLAACGEGSVILKVEGKTNWQGVYRWYENQTDTTPLFESAEGIFQTPSLSQSRFYYVSIFELGQEGERTAVEALVGAAYQARIANVATDTTAAGGLVLVSCESLITLEAELVDGATAYVWKRDGNLLGANSPTLQTRVSGKYELLVFKGNCVVTSPILEVQLNSRPQFDLIEVENKTGRGFCRQALIAIQPDSTLLGSLPLSYTWFLGDSLVSQDSILTTTQTGRYRAVVTENRYGCSAEKEVEVRILPLPESLTISASSLDFCADGRVQLGVAALPDVSYEWFLNGIKLPFNRPQIEVTEGGSYQVRASYLRTACVAWSDSVMLLQYQAPTLRILPEGTALKAEVSPALPYAWYKLNRMNNLFELLAGTENMELYQPTESGSYRIIAQYGTNCTAESRSYTFQALTTALDDTLFEALRLYPNPTQAQSTLILPEGFGKGDLSLFDTKGQILYRLAFNQEGKIEIPLQNYAVGIYFLKVQNERGARLFKVVRE, encoded by the coding sequence ATGAAAAAACGATTTACAACTTTACTAACCCTCTTGCTACTTGCCATAGAGATGCCCCTTTGGGCATGCACCTTAGTAGTGAGCAGCAATGCCGATTCAGGCGCAAATACCTTGCGCGATATGATAGCTTGCGCCACTTCGGGCGATGTGATAACCTTTGCACCAAGCATGGCAAATCAGACCATCACCTTAGCCTCTACCTTAGAGATTCCTGTTGGAAAAAATCTGACCATCGACGGACTTAATGCGCCTAATTTGACCCTTAGCGGCAATAATGCGGTTCGGATTTTTTTGCTACAATCTACTTCGGTCAATCCTACAAGCCTAACTTTAAAAAACCTGCGCCTCATCAACGGACTTACGACTGAATTTGGCGGTGCGGTACGAAGCCAACACCAAGGCGTTCTGAACATAGAAAATTGTACCTTCGAAGCCAACAACGCACACCGAGGGGGCAGTGCCGTTTTTAGTCATTTCGAGGGCAGCACCACTATCTTGAATTGCACCTTCAACGGCAATATCTCTATTGCCGAAAACGACGAGCGCGGCTCTACCGTTATGCTTTGGGGACCTAATGCCCATAGCGTCCGCAACTCAAATTTTACCAACAACAGAGGTATCAATGGCGCAGCCATCAACGGACTCAATGCCGCCCTTTTGGTAGAAGACTGTAATTTTACCAACAACAGAACCACAGATGCCACTTTCGACACAGGGCAGCCCAACGACTTTTTGCGCGGCTACGGGGGCGCAATTTATACAGACAGAGCCACACCTGCACCCCCAAGTACGGCTACGGGTAGCATTATTTTAAGACGCTGCAATTTTATAGACAATATCGCCCAAGCCGACGGCGGCGCGTGCAATCTTTATACAGACAATACCGACAACGTGCTAATTGAAAACTGTTACTTCAATAACAATGAAAGCCGAATCCTGACGGGTGGCACAAATGGGGGCAGTGGCGGAGCAGTGGTGCAGATGAACAACAACCAAAATAATGGCTTTGTCGTCCGAAACTCTACTTTTTCTAATAATCGCGCTGCCGTCAATGCAGGTGCAATACGCGCAGACTGGGCAAATACGACGATAGAAAATTGTACCTTTTTTAATAATCGCGCCCAACTCACAAGTCTATCGGGAACATCTGCCAACGGCGGTGCTTTGGCATTTTATTCGATGGCTTCTTCTACGGTCAATGTTACAAATTGTACCTTTTCTACCAACTATGCAGGTTGGGTAGGCGGTGCCATTGCGGGACCTGCCTCTATTCGCATCAAAAACAATATCTTTTTTCAGAATACGGCAGGAAACGGCGGCAATACGTGGAACATTCAACAACATTCGAGCAACCACTTCACCGATTTGGGCAACAACCTACAATTTCCCAACAAGTTCACCAACTTAGCCAACGACTACAACGTCAGCGCCAGCGTAACGATAGCCAATCCCCTTTTGGGTACTTTGGGCAATAATGGCGGCTTTGCACCCACTATCCCCATCTTGGCAGGAAGCCCCGCCATCAATGCAGGAGCAGGCTGCACGCCTACCGACCAGCGCGGTGTAGCGCGTGTAGGCGTGTGTGATATTGGCGCATTCGAATTTGATACGCCCCCACCGCCGCCCTCTCAAACAGACATCGTGAGCAGTGCCGTCTTTTTAAATTGTGGCATGACCGAAGCCCAAGCCATGGCAGCAGGCGCAGCGACTCTCTCTGTCGGTGGCTCGAATTATTATATCGGCACGCGACAAGTTTCGGCTATCAATCAGAATCCGATTATGCTCAAATTTACAGGAGGCGTTTTGGATTGGTGTAGAGAAGACTACGAAACCACAGGGGCAGACGGCAGAGGATACGGACTCTTTGATTCTGGCACAGGGCTTTACGCCATCTTTTCTACCGACGGCACACAAGGCACAGTAGCCCAAGATTATCGCCGTTTCTGTACTTCGGGGTGGCTAAAAACCTACACAGACGCTTCTCCCGGCGGAGGGGGCGGTCCGAAGGTGGCAATTATTGTAAAAATAGACCCTGCCACAGGCGCAGGTTTGCTCAATAATGGCACTTTCATAACGGCACGCACCAGCAGCAACACAACCAACTCTATGGAAGTTACGGATATGTATTTAGATGCCAGTTCAAATATCATTGTCCGCGCCAATTCTTGGTTTCGTCCGCGCAAAACCGACCGTACCGCCATGACGCAAACAGGCACAGGCGGCTCGCCACACGATTACACCGTCATCTTCACACCCAACTTACAAACGGCAATTTGCGCCTCCGCCGTAGGTTGGGACAACGGTACAGGCGTGGATTGTCTTTCTGGTTCGGTAACGCCGCCCCCTGTGGGAACGCCCGAAATTCAGGTTTTGCAAGGCACAACGAATTTAAACCAAAATGCAAGCTATAATTTTGGCACAACGCCCGAAGGCACACCCGTTACGCGCACTTTTATTGTTCGCAATGTGGGTACTGCCCCCCTTAGCTTGGGAGCTTTGAGTAGCATACCCGCAGGTTTTAGTTTGGTCGGAACGTTTCCTTCGGGTACGATTGCAGCAGGCGCACAGGTGAGCTTTCAGATTCGCCTAAATGCCACAGCAGCAGGCACTTACACAGGTTTGCTTTCTTTTGTAAATGGCGACGCAGACGAAAATCCTTTCAATCTTACCCTCAATGGAACAGTCAATCCGCCTGCCACAGGCGGCGGCGGCAGTGGCACAGGAGGTGGTGGCGGTGGAGCAGCCCCTGTCGTCTGCACGCGCATAGGCGACTTCGACATCACGCCTTTGAGTGCCTCGGTACTAAAATTAGAGTGGAATGTAGAAAATGGCATTACGCCCATAGGTTTCGTTTTGTATCGCAACAATACCCTACTTACCAATCTGCCTGCCACTGCCAATCAGTACCTCGATGGAAATTTGGACGCAAGCCGACGGTATACTTATCGCCTCGAACCAATTTGTGCAGGAGGTACGCCACAAGACAAAGCCGCTTCTGCCTACACTTTGCCCCCTAACCCGACAACGACGGAAGTATTAGCCGCCTGCGGCGAAGGTAGTGTCATTTTAAAGGTAGAAGGCAAGACGAATTGGCAGGGCGTTTATCGTTGGTATGAAAATCAGACCGACACCACTCCGCTTTTTGAAAGTGCCGAGGGCATCTTCCAGACCCCAAGCCTTAGCCAAAGCCGTTTTTATTACGTGAGCATTTTTGAGTTGGGACAGGAAGGCGAGCGAACTGCGGTAGAAGCCCTTGTAGGGGCGGCGTATCAGGCGCGTATCGCCAACGTTGCTACCGACACAACGGCGGCAGGAGGGCTTGTTTTGGTTAGCTGTGAAAGCCTTATCACTTTGGAAGCAGAACTTGTAGATGGCGCAACGGCTTATGTTTGGAAAAGAGACGGCAATCTTTTGGGTGCAAATAGTCCGACATTGCAGACGCGCGTAAGTGGAAAATACGAACTTTTGGTTTTCAAAGGAAACTGTGTCGTTACTTCGCCTATTTTAGAGGTGCAACTCAATAGCCGCCCTCAATTTGACCTTATCGAAGTGGAAAACAAAACAGGGCGCGGTTTCTGTCGTCAAGCCCTCATTGCCATACAACCCGACTCTACTCTTTTGGGCAGCCTGCCACTTTCCTACACGTGGTTTTTGGGCGATAGCCTTGTGAGTCAGGATTCTATTTTGACAACTACCCAAACGGGGCGTTATCGTGCCGTTGTTACAGAAAATAGATACGGCTGTAGTGCCGAAAAAGAGGTAGAGGTACGCATCTTGCCACTGCCCGAAAGTCTGACCATTTCGGCTTCGAGCTTAGATTTTTGTGCAGATGGGCGCGTACAATTAGGCGTAGCCGCGCTACCAGATGTTAGTTATGAATGGTTTTTAAACGGCATTAAATTGCCTTTTAATCGCCCTCAAATAGAAGTAACAGAAGGCGGAAGCTATCAAGTACGCGCTTCCTACCTGCGAACTGCCTGCGTTGCGTGGTCGGATAGCGTGATGCTTTTGCAATATCAAGCCCCTACTTTGCGTATTCTACCCGAAGGAACGGCACTAAAAGCAGAAGTTAGCCCTGCCCTCCCTTACGCTTGGTACAAACTCAATCGCATGAACAACCTTTTCGAACTCCTTGCAGGCACAGAAAATATGGAACTCTATCAGCCTACTGAAAGTGGCAGTTATCGCATTATTGCCCAATATGGAACAAATTGTACGGCAGAATCGCGCAGTTATACCTTCCAAGCCCTCACCACAGCCTTAGACGATACCCTTTTTGAAGCCCTCCGCTTGTATCCCAATCCTACCCAAGCACAAAGCACCCTGATACTGCCCGAAGGTTTTGGAAAAGGCGACCTTAGCCTTTTCGATACAAAGGGACAAATTTTGTATCGCCTTGCTTTCAATCAAGAAGGGAAAATAGAAATTCCATTGCAAAACTATGCCGTCGGTATCTATTTTCTGAAAGTGCAGAATGAAAGGGGCGCACGTCTTTTCAAAGTGGTACGCGAATGA